A genomic window from Candidatus Kouleothrix ribensis includes:
- a CDS encoding glycosyltransferase family 2 protein, whose product MYTAEPIAAIEPQHNAARRAGPPVFSIVGPVYNEEALLEEFCLRTIEVLAELGEPFELVLVNDGSRDRSPEILRRLHQRDQRVKVINFSRNFGLQAALTAGLDHARGQAIVVMDTDLQDPPEVLPQLIAKWREGYQLVYAQRAERAGETWFKKVTASAFYRLIARITSIQIPIDTGEFRLMDRKVVDAIVTMREYNRFMRGMSVWVGYKQAGITYERDARKAGETKFSLGKMVRLALDGITSFSYLPLQLATYFGFFVALLSLVFLIAVLLLRSFFPDFFYGQATTLAMVLFLGSVQLIFLGIIGEYLGRIYDEVKKRPLYIVAEELGFEEPRAG is encoded by the coding sequence ATGTATACCGCCGAACCGATTGCGGCGATCGAACCGCAGCACAACGCTGCGCGTCGCGCCGGCCCACCGGTGTTCTCGATCGTCGGCCCGGTGTACAACGAAGAGGCGCTGCTCGAAGAGTTCTGCCTCCGCACGATCGAGGTGCTCGCCGAGCTTGGCGAGCCGTTCGAGCTGGTGCTGGTGAACGACGGCTCGCGCGACCGCTCGCCCGAGATCTTGCGGCGCCTGCACCAGCGCGACCAGCGCGTGAAAGTGATCAACTTCTCGCGCAACTTCGGGCTACAGGCCGCGCTCACCGCCGGCCTCGACCACGCGCGTGGCCAGGCGATCGTAGTGATGGATACCGACCTGCAGGACCCGCCCGAGGTGCTGCCGCAGCTGATCGCCAAGTGGCGCGAGGGCTACCAGCTGGTGTATGCGCAGCGCGCCGAGCGGGCCGGTGAGACCTGGTTCAAGAAGGTGACGGCCTCGGCGTTCTACCGCCTGATCGCCCGGATCACCAGCATCCAGATCCCGATCGATACCGGCGAGTTCCGCCTGATGGATCGCAAGGTCGTTGATGCGATCGTGACCATGCGCGAGTACAACCGCTTCATGCGCGGCATGTCGGTGTGGGTCGGCTATAAGCAGGCCGGCATTACCTACGAGCGCGACGCGCGCAAAGCCGGCGAGACCAAGTTCTCGCTTGGCAAGATGGTGCGGCTTGCGCTCGACGGCATCACCAGCTTCTCGTACCTGCCGCTGCAGCTGGCCACCTACTTCGGCTTCTTTGTAGCGCTGCTGAGCCTGGTGTTCCTGATCGCGGTGCTGCTGCTGCGTAGCTTCTTCCCCGATTTCTTCTACGGCCAGGCCACCACACTGGCAATGGTGCTGTTCCTGGGCAGCGTGCAGCTGATCTTTTTGGGGATCATCGGCGAGTACCTTGGCCGGATCTACGACGAGGTCAAGAAGCGCCCGCTGTATATTGTGGCCGAGGAGCTGGGTTTCGAGGAGCCTCGGGCCGGCTAG
- the hflX gene encoding GTPase HflX, with protein MHSTAAPRERAFLVGAELTGGRSPWSAEDSLQELGLLADTAGLEVVGSAYQRLKQQFPKHLIGPGKVDEIAALRDELKYDLVVFDDELTPAQTRNLEDTLKVQVLDRTGLILDIFATHARTHEGRIQVELAQYKYLLPRLRRQWLHLERQAGGGGASAGGVVGLRGPGETQLELDRRMIGQRIALLERQIEEVHRHREQYRERRRKNGVPIIALVGYTNAGKSTLLNALSGAHVHAEDRLFATLDPTTRQIELPGGQQVLLTDTVGFIQKLPTQLVAAFRATLEEIREADLLLHVLDITHTNAAQQTETVLETLKQLRADQRPLLTVLNKIDLMDGVDETEVGRLAGELGLPDDYVAVSAERSWGLALLRQRIEDTLSLRMDAIEAFIPYKRNDLVALWHQRGVIDTEQYEAEGTRIAGRLPHVIAAQLAPFRKDGPGQA; from the coding sequence ATGCACTCGACTGCGGCGCCGCGTGAGCGGGCTTTCCTGGTTGGGGCCGAGCTGACCGGCGGGCGTAGCCCGTGGAGCGCCGAAGACTCGCTGCAAGAGCTTGGGCTGCTGGCCGACACCGCCGGGCTGGAGGTGGTCGGCAGCGCGTATCAACGCCTCAAACAGCAATTCCCCAAGCACCTGATTGGGCCGGGCAAGGTCGACGAGATCGCCGCGCTGCGCGATGAGCTTAAGTACGACCTGGTGGTGTTCGACGACGAGCTGACCCCGGCGCAGACGCGCAACCTTGAAGATACGCTGAAGGTGCAGGTGCTCGATCGCACCGGGCTGATCCTTGATATCTTCGCCACGCACGCGCGCACCCACGAAGGCCGCATCCAGGTTGAGCTGGCGCAGTATAAATACCTGTTGCCGCGCCTGCGCCGGCAGTGGTTGCACCTCGAACGCCAGGCCGGCGGCGGCGGCGCCTCGGCCGGCGGCGTGGTGGGCCTGCGCGGCCCCGGCGAGACGCAGCTCGAGCTCGATCGGCGCATGATTGGCCAGCGCATCGCGCTGCTCGAGCGCCAGATCGAAGAGGTACACCGCCACCGCGAGCAGTACCGCGAGCGCCGCCGTAAGAACGGCGTGCCGATCATCGCGCTGGTTGGCTATACCAACGCCGGCAAGAGCACGCTGCTCAACGCGCTCTCGGGCGCGCATGTGCATGCCGAGGATCGGCTGTTTGCCACGCTCGACCCGACTACTCGCCAGATCGAGCTGCCGGGCGGCCAGCAGGTGCTGCTGACCGATACGGTCGGCTTTATCCAGAAGCTGCCAACCCAGCTGGTCGCGGCGTTCCGCGCCACGCTCGAGGAGATCCGCGAGGCCGATCTGCTGCTGCATGTGCTCGATATTACGCATACAAATGCGGCCCAGCAGACCGAAACCGTGCTCGAGACGCTCAAGCAGCTGCGCGCCGACCAGCGCCCGCTGCTCACGGTGCTGAACAAGATCGACCTGATGGACGGCGTTGATGAGACCGAGGTCGGGCGGCTGGCCGGCGAGCTGGGCCTGCCCGACGACTATGTGGCGGTGTCGGCCGAGCGCAGCTGGGGCCTGGCGCTGCTGCGTCAGCGCATCGAAGATACGCTGAGCCTGCGGATGGATGCGATCGAGGCCTTCATCCCCTACAAGCGCAACGACCTGGTGGCGCTCTGGCATCAGCGCGGCGTGATCGACACCGAGCAGTACGAGGCCGAGGGCACGCGGATCGCGGGGCGCCTGCCGCATGTGATCGCCGCGCAGCTGGCGCCGTTTCGCAAAGACGGGCCGGGGCAGGCATAG